One segment of Niveibacterium microcysteis DNA contains the following:
- the atzF gene encoding allophanate hydrolase, with protein MSKPEAALHAQSLDIASLQTAYREGRLTPLDVVDEVLRRTAEDPNCVWITRLSDDAIRRYAQALAGRDPASLPLYGIPFAIKDNIDLAGVPTTAACREFAYTPQASAFVVQRLIEAGAIPIGKTNLDQFATGLNGTRSPWGACRNAFNPDYISGGSSSGSAVAVAKGYVSFALGTDTAGSGRVPAAFNNLVGHKPTLGWLSTTGVVPACRSLDTVSVFALTADDAEAVTGVAAAFDADDCFAREPEGHGFDFGSASRFRVGVPPSEQLAFFGNDEARRLFGEAIARIESLGGEVVEVDLQSFIDTAKLLYDGPWVAERYAAIREFFDANPAVPLPVIREIIGGARRWSAADAYTFGYRLKAAKRQCDAIWERIDCVLTPTAGTIYTIAEMLADPIRLNANLGTYTNFMNLLDYAATAVPVGFQSDGLPFGVTLFSCAHQDGPLLRLAARMQRALGAQLGATGLPMPGAFENPLLPSGQVRVAVCGAHMSGLPLNTQLTSRAARLVADVMSAPEYRLVALPGGPPFRPGMIRVGEGGGSVQMEVWEMPAREFGSFVAGIPAPLGIGVVKLADGSSVQGFVCEAFAADGAEDITGYGGWRAYLAAR; from the coding sequence ATGAGCAAACCCGAAGCGGCGCTGCACGCGCAGAGCCTGGATATCGCCAGTCTCCAGACGGCCTATCGCGAAGGCAGGCTGACACCGCTCGATGTGGTGGACGAGGTGCTTCGGCGCACCGCAGAAGATCCGAACTGTGTGTGGATCACGCGGCTCTCGGATGACGCCATCCGCCGCTACGCGCAGGCGCTCGCCGGGCGCGACCCCGCGTCGCTGCCGCTCTACGGCATCCCGTTTGCGATCAAGGACAACATCGATCTGGCCGGTGTGCCGACGACCGCCGCCTGCCGCGAGTTTGCCTACACGCCGCAGGCCAGCGCATTTGTCGTGCAGCGTCTGATCGAAGCGGGCGCGATTCCGATCGGCAAGACCAATCTTGACCAGTTTGCCACCGGGCTTAACGGCACCCGATCGCCCTGGGGCGCGTGTCGCAACGCCTTCAACCCCGACTACATTTCGGGCGGGTCGAGTTCGGGGTCTGCGGTTGCGGTGGCGAAGGGCTATGTCAGCTTCGCGCTGGGCACCGACACCGCGGGCTCCGGCCGCGTGCCAGCGGCCTTCAATAACCTGGTCGGGCACAAACCGACCCTGGGTTGGCTGTCCACAACCGGCGTGGTGCCGGCGTGCCGCTCGCTCGATACCGTGTCGGTCTTCGCGCTGACCGCCGACGATGCCGAGGCGGTGACCGGCGTGGCCGCCGCTTTCGATGCCGACGACTGTTTCGCCCGGGAGCCTGAAGGCCACGGGTTTGATTTCGGCAGCGCCAGCCGTTTCCGGGTTGGCGTTCCGCCGAGCGAACAACTGGCCTTCTTCGGCAACGACGAAGCGAGACGTTTGTTCGGTGAGGCGATCGCGCGGATCGAGTCGCTCGGAGGCGAGGTCGTCGAAGTTGATCTGCAGTCCTTTATTGATACGGCAAAGCTGCTCTATGACGGCCCTTGGGTGGCGGAGCGCTATGCGGCAATCCGCGAATTCTTCGACGCCAATCCAGCGGTCCCGTTACCGGTGATCCGCGAGATTATCGGCGGTGCCCGTCGATGGTCAGCAGCCGACGCCTACACCTTCGGCTATCGATTGAAAGCCGCCAAGCGACAGTGCGATGCGATCTGGGAACGGATCGATTGCGTGCTTACGCCAACTGCGGGCACGATCTACACGATCGCCGAGATGCTCGCGGATCCGATCCGGCTCAACGCGAATCTCGGCACCTACACCAATTTCATGAACCTGCTGGACTATGCCGCCACCGCGGTACCCGTGGGCTTTCAATCCGATGGTCTGCCATTCGGCGTCACCCTGTTTTCGTGTGCACACCAGGATGGGCCACTGCTGCGGCTTGCGGCGCGGATGCAGCGCGCCTTGGGGGCGCAACTTGGTGCAACCGGGCTTCCGATGCCCGGGGCATTCGAAAACCCCTTGCTCCCAAGCGGGCAAGTGCGTGTTGCGGTGTGCGGCGCTCACATGAGCGGCCTGCCACTCAACACGCAACTCACGAGCCGTGCCGCTCGTCTTGTGGCCGACGTGATGTCGGCACCGGAATACCGCCTCGTCGCGCTACCCGGCGGGCCACCGTTTCGCCCCGGCATGATTCGAGTCGGGGAGGGGGGTGGCTCGGTGCAGATGGAAGTCTGGGAGATGCCTGCGCGCGAATTCGGTAGTTTCGTCGCGGGGATCCCCGCACCGCTTGGTATTGGCGTTGTGAAGCTTGCAGATGGTTCAAGTGTGCAAGGCTTTGTCTGTGAAGCGTTCGCAGCGGACGGGGCAGAAGACATCACCGGTTACGGCGGCTGGCGCGCCTATCTCGCCGCGCGCTGA
- a CDS encoding cysteine hydrolase family protein, translating into MELGIDAQPGLFRFETTRSALIMIDMQRDFLLPGGFGEALGNDVSQLAGCIAPARQLLDWARSVRMSIVHTKEAHAPNLSDCPPAKLQRGAPGKRIGDAGPMGRILIDGEAGSDFVPELAPLAGERVLRKPGKGAFYATDLGEWLARRNVDTLIFAGVTTEVCVQTTMREANDRGYNCLLVEEATASYFPHFKQATLDMVRAQGGIVGWTASLAALTGARETLLAKGRA; encoded by the coding sequence ATGGAACTGGGCATCGACGCACAACCGGGGCTGTTCAGGTTCGAGACCACGCGCAGCGCGCTGATCATGATCGACATGCAGCGCGACTTCCTGCTGCCGGGTGGTTTCGGCGAGGCACTGGGCAACGATGTGTCGCAGCTTGCGGGGTGCATTGCCCCTGCGCGGCAGTTGCTTGATTGGGCGCGCAGTGTGCGCATGAGCATCGTGCATACCAAGGAGGCACATGCGCCGAACCTGTCTGACTGTCCGCCCGCCAAGCTGCAGCGCGGTGCGCCCGGCAAGCGCATCGGCGATGCCGGTCCGATGGGCCGCATCTTGATCGACGGCGAAGCCGGTAGCGACTTCGTGCCCGAACTGGCGCCCCTGGCGGGCGAGCGTGTGTTGCGCAAGCCGGGCAAGGGTGCGTTTTACGCGACGGATCTGGGCGAATGGCTCGCGCGCCGCAACGTCGACACGCTGATCTTTGCCGGCGTCACCACCGAGGTCTGCGTGCAGACGACGATGCGTGAAGCGAACGACCGCGGCTACAACTGCCTGTTGGTCGAAGAGGCCACCGCCAGCTACTTCCCGCACTTCAAGCAGGCGACGCTTGATATGGTGCGAGCGCAAGGCGGCATCGTGGGCTGGACTGCGAGTCTCGCGGCGCTCACTGGTGCCCGAGAAACGCTGCTCGCAAAGGGGCGCGCATGA
- a CDS encoding ABC transporter ATP-binding protein, with amino-acid sequence MFESAIVVPGVEAPQGEAAEVEVLNLTKRFGDFVALDDVSIHVAAGSFHALLGENGAGKSTLVKCLIGYQPADSGSVSVDRRERSIGSPREAAALGIGMVFQHFTLAPNLSVAENLLLAQPSLPALLDWKRERAALDAMLAEMPFRVPLDALAGELAAGEKQKVEIIKQLYLKRRFIILDEPTSVLTPGEADELLGYLQTRTQAGKLTVLMITHKFREVMRFADAVTVLRRGKHVAGAKVSETDPHRLAVAMMGADDASTEAEPSPATSHTTGDEVLRVSALTVIGDRGVPAVDKASFSVRAGEIVGVAGVSGNGQRELVEALLGQRRHLSGSVTIDGKPYRQRRHEMQALGVRSLPEEPLRNACVGEMSVADNMALRSFDKAPLARGPWLRPKALAEQARSMIEHFGVRTPGPGAPIASLSGGNVQRAVLARELSAGAQGPVRVLIVANPVFGLDFRAVAAIHARLRAARDAGCAVLLVSEDLDELLELSDRLLVMHAGQIGYECLRAGADVATLGRYMAGEAHA; translated from the coding sequence ATGTTCGAATCGGCAATCGTTGTTCCGGGGGTTGAAGCCCCGCAAGGCGAGGCGGCAGAAGTCGAGGTACTCAACCTCACGAAACGCTTCGGCGACTTCGTCGCGCTCGACGATGTGTCGATCCATGTCGCCGCCGGCAGCTTCCACGCCCTGCTGGGCGAGAACGGCGCCGGCAAGAGTACCCTGGTCAAATGCCTGATCGGCTATCAGCCGGCGGATAGCGGCAGCGTCAGTGTCGACCGCCGCGAGCGCAGCATCGGCAGCCCGCGCGAAGCAGCCGCGCTGGGCATCGGCATGGTGTTCCAGCACTTCACGCTGGCACCGAATCTCTCGGTGGCGGAGAACCTGTTGCTTGCCCAGCCGAGCCTGCCCGCACTGCTGGACTGGAAGCGCGAGCGCGCCGCGCTCGACGCGATGCTCGCCGAGATGCCGTTCCGCGTGCCGCTCGACGCGCTCGCCGGCGAACTGGCGGCAGGTGAGAAGCAGAAGGTCGAGATCATCAAGCAGCTCTACCTCAAACGCCGTTTCATCATCCTCGACGAACCGACATCTGTGCTCACCCCGGGGGAGGCCGACGAGCTGCTGGGCTATCTGCAGACACGTACGCAGGCCGGCAAGCTGACAGTGCTGATGATCACCCACAAGTTCCGCGAGGTGATGCGTTTTGCCGACGCGGTGACGGTGCTGCGGCGCGGCAAGCATGTGGCCGGGGCAAAGGTGTCGGAAACCGACCCCCATCGCCTGGCCGTCGCAATGATGGGCGCCGACGACGCGTCGACCGAAGCCGAGCCCTCGCCGGCAACCAGCCACACGACCGGTGACGAAGTGTTGCGGGTCAGCGCGCTCACGGTGATTGGTGATCGCGGCGTGCCGGCGGTGGACAAGGCGAGCTTCAGCGTGCGGGCGGGCGAGATCGTCGGCGTTGCGGGCGTGTCCGGCAACGGCCAGCGCGAGCTGGTGGAAGCCTTGCTCGGGCAACGCCGGCACCTCAGCGGCAGCGTCACGATCGACGGTAAGCCCTACCGCCAGCGGCGCCACGAGATGCAGGCGCTGGGCGTCCGCAGTCTGCCGGAAGAGCCGCTGCGCAATGCCTGCGTGGGCGAGATGAGCGTGGCGGACAACATGGCGCTGCGCAGTTTCGACAAAGCGCCGCTCGCACGCGGCCCCTGGCTGCGGCCCAAGGCACTCGCCGAGCAGGCGCGCAGCATGATCGAACACTTCGGTGTGCGCACGCCGGGGCCGGGCGCGCCGATTGCCTCGCTCTCCGGCGGCAATGTGCAGCGCGCCGTGCTGGCGCGCGAGCTGAGCGCCGGCGCCCAAGGCCCGGTGCGGGTGTTGATCGTGGCCAATCCGGTGTTCGGGCTCGACTTCCGCGCGGTGGCGGCGATCCACGCCCGGCTGCGCGCGGCGCGCGATGCCGGTTGCGCGGTGCTGCTGGTGAGCGAAGACCTGGACGAACTGCTGGAGCTTTCGGATCGCCTGCTGGTGATGCACGCAGGGCAGATCGGGTACGAGTGCCTGCGCGCCGGCGCCGATGTTGCGACGCTGGGGCGCTACATGGCCGGTGAGGCGCACGCTTAG